Proteins from one Sabethes cyaneus chromosome 2, idSabCyanKW18_F2, whole genome shotgun sequence genomic window:
- the LOC128733765 gene encoding FACT complex subunit spt16, translated as MSNIVLDKDSFYRRIKRLYANWKEPEFAHDDSLSKVDCILTAVGADEETIYSKSTSLQTWLLGYELTDTITLLCEKAIYFLTSKKKIDFLKPIDREGEENVPAVKLLVRDKNDKDMANFEKLLEAMKSSKNGKTLGVFTKDKFPGSFCESWRAFVKDKNFENVDISVAIGYIMCAKEDPEVITIKKACLVTVDVFNKYLKDHIMEIIDADKKVKHQKLSEGVEQALTDKKYVTGVDINQLDMCYPPLIQSGGNYNLKFSAENDKAYLHFGAIICALGARYKSYCSNIVRTLLVNPTETMQKHYTFLLNLEEELLKVMVVGKKLSEVYEAGMEYAKKEEPKLVEKLTKTFGFAVGLEFRENSMIIGPKCVAVLKKGMTFSVNVGLSGLENKSAADKESKIYALFVGDTVLVNEDAPASVLTQSKKKIKNIGIFLKDDEEEDEEEEEKTKKAPEILGRSGKRSTVLESKLRNEQNSEEKRKQHQKELADALNEKAKERLAKQGGGKEAEKVRKSTVSYKGGINQMPREPEVKELKLFVDRKYETVIMPIFGVPVPFHISTIKNISQSVEGDYTYLRINFFHPGATMGRNEGGMYPNPDATFVKEVTYRSTNTKEPGEINAPSTNLNTAFRLIKEVQKRFKTREAEEREKEDLVKQDTLVLSQNKGNPKLKDLYIRPNIVSKRMTGSLEAHINGFRYTSVRGDKVDVLYNNIKSSFFQPCDGEMIILLHFHLKHAILFGKKKHLDVQFYTEVGEITTDLGKHQHMHDRDDLAAEQAERELRHKLKTAFKSFCEKVEAMTKQQIEFDTPFRDLGFPGAPFRSTVLLQPTSGSLVNLTEWPPFVITLEDVELVHFERVQFHLRNFDMVFVFKNYHQKIAMVNAIPMNMLDHVKEWLNSCDIRYSEGIISLNWAKIMKTITDDPEGFFETGGWNFLDPESDDENQADDDSEDEEDDAYEPTDDDDEEESDDSEDYSEASEDDDSGSEEDLGSEEESGKDWSDLEREAAEEDRNRDKDDYDDSRHSKKRSHHSSSKSSSRDKHKDKHRSSGKHSSSNDKHKSSSSSSHKRSRDDSRENSHHHKSKKSRK; from the exons ATGTCGAATATTGTTCTAGATAAAGACAGTTTTTATAGGCGGATAAAGCGTTTGTACGCAAATTGGAAG GAGCCGGAATTTGCGCACGATGACTCGCTttcgaaagttgactgtatatTGACGGCGGTCGGAGCGGATGAGGAAACAATATACAGTAAATCGACTTCGCTCCAGACATGGCTGCTGGGCTACGAGTTGACGGATACGATCACTTTGTTATGTGAAAAGGCAATTTACTTCTTGACGAGTAAGAAAAAGATCGATTTTCTGAAACCGATCGACAGGGAAGGCGAAGAAAATGTGCCTGCTGTTAAACTTCTTGTTCGTGATAAG AATGACAAGGATATGGCAAATTTCGAAAAATTATTGGAAGCGATGAAATCGTCTAAAAATGGTAAAACCTTAGGAGTATTTACAAAGGATAAGTTCCCGGGCAGCTTTTGTGAATCATGGCGCGCATTTGTGAAGgataaaaatttcgaaaatgtgGACATAAGTGTCGCCATCGGGTATATAATGTGTGCCAAGGAGGACCCAGAAGTGATCACGATCAAAAAGGCTTGTTTGGTCACTGTGGATGTGTTTAACAAGTATCTCAAGGATCACATTATGGAGATTATCGACGCGGATAAG AAAGTCAAACATCAGAAATTGTCTGAAGGTGTCGAGCAGGCATTGACCGATAAAAAGTACGTTACTGGTGTAGACATCAACCAACTGGACATGTGCTATCCGCCATTGATCCAATCAGGAGGTAATTACAATTTAAAATTTAGCGCTGAAAATGATAAGGCATATTTGCACTTTGGAGCAATTATTTGTGCCCTTGGAGCCCGCTATAAATCCTACTGTTCCAACATTGTCCGCACGTTACTGGTTAACCCAACGGAAACAATGCAAAAACATTATACCTTCTTATTGAACTTGGAGGAGGAACTGTTAAAGGTAATGGTGGTAGGCAAGAAGCTTTCTGAAGTATACGAAGCAGGTATGGAATATGCGAAAAAAGAGGAGCCAAAATTGGTGGAAAAGTTGACTAAGACTTTTGGGTTTGCCGTCGGCTTGGAGTTTCGAGAGAACTCTATGATCATCGGACCAAAGTGCGTAGCGGTGCTGAAGAAAGGTATGACTTTTAGCGTGAATGTTGGTCTCTCTGGATTGGAAAACAAGAGTGCCGCTGACAAGGAGTCAaagatttatgcgctatttgtTGGTGATACGGTTCTGGTGAATGAAGACGCGCCCGCTAGTGTATTAACGCAATCCAAAAAGAAAATCAAGAACATTGGTATCTTTTTGAAGGATGATGAAgaggaagatgaagaagaagaggaaaaaacgaaaaaagctcCAGAGATTTTGGGGCGCAGTGGCAAGCGATCAACAGTATTGGAGAGTAAGCTGCGTAACGAGCAAAACtcagaggaaaaacgaaagcagCATCAGAAAGAACTGGCCGATGCTTTAAATGAGAAGGCTAAAGAGCGTTTAGCCAAGCAGGGAGGAGGAAAAGAAGCTGAAAAAGTGCGAAAATCTACCGTATCATACAAGGGTGGTATCAACCAAATGCCACGTGAGCCGGAAGTGAAAGAGCTTAAACTTTTTGTTG ATCGTAAATATGAAACCGTCATCATGCCCATTTTTGGTGTTCCAGTTCCGTTCCACATTtcgaccataaaaaatatttctcaatcGGTAGAAGGCGATTACACATATTTGCGTATTAACTTTTTCCATCCGGGTGCGACAATGGGCCGTAACGAAGGCGGGATGTATCCAAATCCCGATGCAACCTTTGTGAAAGAAGT AACATACCGTTCGACTAACACAAAGGAACCGGGCGAAATCAATGCTCCTTCCACTAACTTGAACACGGCATTCCGCTTGATAAAGGAAGTTCAGAAACGATTCAAAACACGTGAAGCGGAGGAACGTGAAAAAGAAGATTTGGTTAAGCAGGATACTTTGGTACtgtcgcagaataagggtaatcCTAAGCTCAAAGATCTGTACATCAGACCGAATATTGTTAGCAAACGCATGACCGGTTCGTTGGAGGCACACATCAACGGCTTCCGCTACACATCGGTTAGAGGTGACAAAGTAGACGTCTTGTACAACAACATCAAAAGCTCCTTCTTCCAACCATGTGATGGTGAAATGATCATTCTACTACATTTTCATCTGAAACATGCCATTCTCTTCGGTAAGAAAAAGCACCTGGATGTGCAATTCTACACGGAAGTCGGTGAAATTACGACCGATCTGGGAAAACACCAGCATATGCACGATCGCGACGATTTGGCTGCAGAACAGGCGGAACGTGAACTGAGGCATAAGCTAAAGACAGCTTTCAAAAGCTTTTGTGAAAAAGTAGAAGCCATGACTAAACAGCAAATTGAGTTCGATACTCCCTTCCGGGATCTAGGCTTCCCTGGTGCTCCTTTCCGCAGTACTGTGCTACTCCAGCCGACATCCGGTTCACTGGTAAATCTAACCGAGTGGCCTCCATTTGTCATCACACTGGAGGACGTGGAACTAGTACACTTTGAACGTGTTCAATTCCATTTGAGAAATTTTGATATGGTATTCGTTTTTAAAAATTACCACCAAAAAATAGCGATGGTGAACGCAATCCCGATGAACATGCTGGACCACGTTAAAGAATGGTTAAA TTCCTGCGATATCCGTTACTCAGAAGGTATCATTTCGCTGAATTGGGCAAAGATTATGAAAACCATCACGGATGATCCTGAAGGCTTTTTCGAAACTGGTGGTTGGAATTTCCTTGATCCGGAATCGGATGACGAAAACCAAGCAGATGATGATTCCGAAGACGAGGAAGACGATGCCTATGAACCGACCgatgacgatgatgaagaggaatCTGACGACTCAGAGGACTATTCGGAAGCGTCCGAAGATGACGACAGTGGCAGTGAAGAAG ATCTTGGTTCGGAAGAAGAATCTGGCAAGGATTGGTCCGATTTGGAACGTGAAGCTGCAGAAGAAGACAGAAATCGCGATAAGGATGACTACGATGACAGCAGGCATTCCAAGAAGCGTTCTCATCATAG CTCATCGAAAAGCAGCAGTCGTGACAAGCACAAGGACAAACATCGTAGCAGTGGTaagcacagcagcagcaacgacaAACACAagagcagcagtagcagcagtcaCAAGCGATCTCGGGATGACTCCAGAGAGAATTCGCATCATCACAAGAGCAAAAAGTCCAGAAAATAA
- the LOC128738578 gene encoding protein nutcracker yields MMEADSNTGESLSCSDSLSFSTFQSHNLDTVVEENEDARKARNLKSELLVEDSTKSQLSFYLDRLLQRFIHQCPDKLEISQFDILLMAMYCISLETGFIPWGHRVVEEDQQTFRARYPSFDRRVLFTFSTLVPSNFYNRTSRSYRLNLYLQGSEHQCVLVGIRSGDFLCTTFSVPKRIDVSGRSILLPVARYVPVVNLPKLNLSCQNLKELSAKLKNNIFLPIRDELCIDAKIIMYPSLNGLPDEVVAILLQYLDKKAALRVAASCSRLRTLALHYRRQLFS; encoded by the exons ATGATGGAAGCAGATTCCAACACCGGGGAAAGTTTATCTTGCTCCGACAGCTTATCTTTTTCAACGTTCCAGTCACACAACCTCGATACTGTGGTTGAAGAGAATGAAG ATGCGAGAAAAGCAAGAAATCTCAAATCGGAACTACTTGTAGAAGACAGTACAAAATCTCAGCTATCATTCTACTTGGACAGATTGCTACAACGATTCATCCATCAATGCCCCGACAAACTTGAAATTAGCCAGTTTGATATACTCTTAATGGCAATGTATTGTATTTCGTTGGAAACGGGTTTCATACCCTGGGGCCATCGAGTCGTCGAGGAAGATCAGCAAACATTTCGAGCACGTTATCCTTCATTTGATCGACGAGTTCTTTTCACGTTTTCAACTCTGGTTCCTTCTAACTTCTACAATCGGACAAGTCGCAGCTACCGGTTGAATCTTTATCTTCAAGGGTCAGAGCATCAGTGTGTATTAGTAGGGATAAGAAGCGGTGATTTTCTTTGTACGACATTCAGTGTGCCCAAGCGCATAGACGTATCAGGACGAAGCATCCTTTTACCTGTGGCACGATACGTACCTGTTGTTAATTTGCCAAAGCTAAACTTATcttgtcaaaatttaaaagaactTTCTGCCAaacttaaaaataacatttttcttcCAATCCGTGATGAACTTTGCATCGATGCAAAGATTATAATGTACCCTTCACTGAACGGACTGCCGGATGAAGTTGTAGCAATACTGTTGCAATATCTCGATAAAAAGGCCGCTCTTCGAGTGGCGGCTAGCTGCTCTAGGTTAAGAACATTGGCATTGCACTATCGTAGACAGTTGTTTTCTTGA